One Nostoc sp. CENA543 genomic window, ATTTCTATCGTAGTAATTAACTGTTCTGTACCTACTTCTTTAACTTCTAAATATCCTTCTTTTACAGTTATAGGTGTTGGTACTGTAACTTGGACAGGTTTAGATGTTGGTGTAGCAACAGCTACATTTGTACCCTCAGCATCACTGTTATGCTGGCGAGTTGTTACCATCACATCAGGAATCCCAACAGTTATCGAAGGATTATCGGCGGTTTCATACATCCGCACTTCAACAGCAACACGGTATTTGGGACGCAGTTGGGGAGATAAAAACCTAGCAATTTCAATAATTAACCAGTGATGTAATCCAGGAAATAAATCCGGGTGTTCTAAATATGGGTTCATTCCTGGAAATACCGAAGGCATGATTTATACTCCTAGTTCTGAGCCTGCAACAACAGTTTCGGGTTGATAACGAATACCAGCTTTTTCAATGCGGCGTAAAGCTTCACCCAGGCGATCGCAATCTGCAATCAAGCTAATACGCACATATCCTTCCCCAGCCACCCCAAAAGCATTACCAGGGGTGACAACAACGCCTGTCTGTTGCAACAAGTTCAAAGCAAAATCCGTTGAACCCATACCCACAGGACATTTTACCCACAAGTACATTGTAGCTTTGGTTTTGGGGATATCCCAACCCAGCTTTCCAAATCCTTCAATTAAGAAATCTCGGCGGGTACGGTAGCGTTGCTGTACTTCGTGTAGGTAAATATCCGGTAGTTGTAAAGCTGTTTCGGCGGCTGTTTGCAAAGCTGCAAAAATCCCATAATCCAAGTTGGTTTTTAATGTCCGTAAGCCTTGGATGACATGACGATTACCCACCACAAAACCCACACGCCAGCCAGCCATATTGTAGGTTTTAGATAAGGTGTGAAACTCTACGCCAATATCTTTCGCCCCAGGAATTTCTAGTAAGCTAGTGGGTTGATAACCATCAAAAGCTAACTCGGCGTAACACAGATCATGCACCAAGAGAATTTCGTATTTTCTGGCAAAGGCCACGATTTCCTCGAAAAATTCACGGGGTGCGGTGGCGGCTGTGGGGTTACTGGGATAGTTGAAGTAAAGTATTTTGGCTTTTCTTGCCACTTCGTCGGGGATGGCGGTTAAATCAATTAACCAATTGTTTTCCTCTTTTAAAATCAGGCTGTGGACTTGACCACCCGCAATCACAGGCCCGCGAAAATGGGCGGGATAGGCGGGGGAGGGAACTAAGACCACATCCCCAGGATTAATGTAGGCGATCGCTAAATGCGATAATCCTTCCTTAGAACCCAACAATGGCAAAGCTTCACTATCAGGGTCTAGTACCACACCATAGCGACGCTTATACCAAGTCGTAATCGCACGCCGAAAGTTAGCAGTCCCTTCAAAGGGGGGATAACCGTGATTACTAGGGTCTTGTAAAGCCTTCATCGCTGCTTCCACCACTGGCTGTGGTGTCGCGCCATCGGGATTTCCCATCCCCAAATCAATTAAATCAATGCCTTGTTCTCTAGCCTTAGCTTTTAACTCATCAAGACGGGCAAATACATAGGGTGGTAGTTGCTGTATCCGATCTGCTGGCTTAATCCAATCC contains:
- a CDS encoding aspartate aminotransferase; the protein is MSLDWIKPADRIQQLPPYVFARLDELKAKAREQGIDLIDLGMGNPDGATPQPVVEAAMKALQDPSNHGYPPFEGTANFRRAITTWYKRRYGVVLDPDSEALPLLGSKEGLSHLAIAYINPGDVVLVPSPAYPAHFRGPVIAGGQVHSLILKEENNWLIDLTAIPDEVARKAKILYFNYPSNPTAATAPREFFEEIVAFARKYEILLVHDLCYAELAFDGYQPTSLLEIPGAKDIGVEFHTLSKTYNMAGWRVGFVVGNRHVIQGLRTLKTNLDYGIFAALQTAAETALQLPDIYLHEVQQRYRTRRDFLIEGFGKLGWDIPKTKATMYLWVKCPVGMGSTDFALNLLQQTGVVVTPGNAFGVAGEGYVRISLIADCDRLGEALRRIEKAGIRYQPETVVAGSELGV